In a single window of the Victivallis lenta genome:
- a CDS encoding right-handed parallel beta-helix repeat-containing protein, whose translation MRKWILVIAVVALGWETGWSAKPEDLGNRERIDLNPAVARLSGHGENLEVDTTRLDGEWNWMLRTRPGVLRPDTSYLVSFEYRAAAPDAAAGRFFLLSRPYHAGDHSLDTMSGFLPNNGTKFRPVELQFRTGTQQDCAFQIHISKRLKGAVRNLRFTPAAEPLFIPAVADAAPASGTVRNLPSGAKEFEVERPKNARGMVVAAADFGFSPESADNTAALNRALAFCREKNAAKLELAPGSYRFTADASIMLDGMRDFELDGKGAKFIFLRTEKESFLINDCERLLLRNLSCDWDWAADPLASVVEVMRTDPGTVDFKFVEYDRFPRRDVRVSVLSSYDPVSRSIGIENGFDCLHPAPKTWLADNILRVQVGNSGKYVPGSLFVMRHYNYEMHCFSIRQSRHITFEDINLYSCAGIGFIADGVQYGQFRRVRVAPPENEPRRAITCTADILHVFRSKGYLKIEDCEFGRSGDDCINIHDNSAYITQMKPDRIEARGVYDGYYRVGDRIEFRYSDLSPTGKSAVIKQVGTADARNGIYEIVFDSPAVPQPLTPGDGLLIFNRAYDSRNIMIRNSSFHHNRARGILLLARDVTVENNLFRHHEMEAIKIETGYGPAWCEGYGASNIVVRGNRFEQVHKRHMCDTENDGMPRAVTIGVYMDSILKTECRILSDILFEDNLFIDSFGLIASISSARNVIFRNNTFADQTERKIPFPRRSGFFVENADSVSIVDNCYIASPLVPFPGVWSDGRSVTRLVAEGNRSVSGDKF comes from the coding sequence ATGCGGAAATGGATTCTTGTGATTGCCGTGGTCGCTCTCGGGTGGGAGACCGGCTGGAGCGCGAAGCCGGAGGACTTGGGCAACCGGGAGCGGATCGACCTGAACCCGGCCGTCGCCCGGCTTTCCGGCCACGGCGAAAATCTGGAAGTCGATACGACACGGCTGGACGGCGAGTGGAACTGGATGCTGCGCACCCGTCCGGGGGTGCTCAGGCCGGATACTTCCTATCTCGTCAGCTTTGAATACCGGGCGGCTGCACCGGATGCGGCTGCCGGACGCTTCTTCCTTCTGTCGCGGCCGTATCATGCCGGCGACCATTCGCTCGACACGATGTCGGGGTTCCTGCCGAACAACGGCACGAAGTTCAGGCCGGTCGAACTGCAGTTCCGCACCGGGACGCAGCAGGATTGCGCATTCCAGATTCATATCAGCAAACGGCTGAAGGGTGCCGTCAGGAATCTTCGGTTCACCCCTGCTGCCGAGCCGCTTTTCATACCGGCAGTGGCGGATGCGGCTCCGGCTTCCGGAACGGTACGGAATTTGCCTTCCGGTGCAAAGGAGTTCGAGGTGGAACGGCCGAAAAACGCCCGGGGAATGGTCGTTGCCGCAGCCGACTTCGGTTTCTCCCCGGAGAGTGCCGACAATACCGCCGCTCTGAACCGGGCTCTGGCATTCTGCCGGGAAAAGAATGCGGCGAAACTCGAACTTGCTCCCGGCAGTTACCGGTTTACCGCCGACGCTTCGATCATGCTTGACGGAATGCGGGATTTCGAATTGGATGGAAAAGGGGCGAAGTTCATATTTCTGAGAACGGAGAAAGAGTCTTTTCTGATCAATGATTGCGAAAGGCTCCTGCTGCGCAATTTATCCTGCGACTGGGATTGGGCCGCGGACCCGCTGGCCAGTGTCGTTGAGGTAATGCGTACCGATCCCGGGACGGTCGATTTCAAGTTTGTCGAATATGATCGTTTTCCGCGCCGGGATGTTCGGGTCAGCGTCCTCAGCAGTTATGACCCGGTTTCCCGTTCGATCGGAATTGAGAATGGATTTGACTGTTTGCATCCTGCCCCGAAAACCTGGTTGGCGGACAACATTTTGCGGGTTCAGGTCGGCAACTCCGGCAAGTATGTGCCCGGCAGTCTTTTTGTGATGCGGCATTACAATTATGAGATGCATTGTTTTTCAATCAGGCAAAGCCGTCATATCACTTTCGAAGACATCAATCTCTATTCCTGCGCCGGCATTGGTTTCATCGCGGACGGGGTGCAGTATGGGCAGTTCCGCCGGGTCCGTGTAGCTCCCCCTGAAAACGAACCGCGTCGCGCCATCACCTGTACGGCGGATATCCTGCATGTCTTCCGGTCCAAGGGATACCTGAAAATCGAGGATTGCGAGTTCGGCAGATCCGGAGATGACTGCATCAACATTCACGACAATTCTGCTTATATAACGCAAATGAAACCGGACCGCATAGAAGCGCGGGGCGTATACGACGGCTACTACCGGGTGGGCGACCGGATCGAATTCCGTTACAGCGACCTCTCACCCACCGGCAAATCGGCGGTGATAAAACAGGTCGGCACGGCAGACGCCCGGAACGGCATTTATGAGATCGTATTCGATTCCCCGGCGGTTCCGCAGCCTCTCACGCCGGGAGACGGCCTGCTCATTTTCAACCGGGCTTATGATTCCCGCAACATCATGATCCGGAACAGTTCGTTTCACCACAACCGCGCCCGCGGCATTCTTCTGCTGGCGCGGGATGTTACGGTTGAAAACAATTTGTTCCGGCATCACGAGATGGAGGCGATCAAAATCGAAACCGGCTACGGGCCTGCCTGGTGCGAAGGTTACGGCGCCTCCAATATCGTGGTCCGGGGCAACCGTTTCGAACAGGTGCATAAGCGGCATATGTGTGACACGGAAAACGACGGAATGCCGCGAGCGGTTACGATCGGGGTCTATATGGACTCGATTCTGAAAACGGAATGCCGGATTCTGTCGGATATTCTGTTTGAAGACAATCTGTTTATCGACAGTTTCGGGCTGATCGCCTCCATCAGCTCCGCCCGGAACGTCATATTCCGCAACAATACATTCGCGGATCAGACGGAACGTAAAATCCCGTTTCCCCGCCGTTCCGGTTTTTTTGTGGAAAATGCCGACTCGGTGAGCATTGTCGACAATTGTTACATCGCTTCCCCGCTTGTGCCGTTTCCCGGTGTCTGGAGCGACGGCAGGTCGGTGACCCGGCTGGTCGCCGAAGGAAACCGGAGCGTCTCCGGGGATAAGTTCTGA
- a CDS encoding type II secretion system protein — protein sequence MRRKKFTLIELLVVIAIIAILASMLLPALNMARAKAKTSQCINNQKQCMTAQLLYADDNNNFIVSQSVEFWGEVLVNQGYIGKNVLTCPASFPSSADWGWPTMTYGVYRIQDGWYDPDYATKKAVLGDFYLEISAFSHPGVTTEIRVMSLHRMKLPSRTEIMIDTSCGVMGSNKMIYAFSPAQILPDWKGAAGLLHRNRAVAGYPDGHVAARSDAELQASPMQFKEVYDEAGSVKKLVN from the coding sequence ATGCGGAGAAAAAAGTTCACTTTGATCGAGTTGCTGGTTGTTATTGCGATCATCGCGATTCTCGCCTCGATGCTGCTGCCGGCGCTGAATATGGCGCGTGCGAAGGCAAAAACCTCCCAGTGCATCAATAATCAGAAACAGTGCATGACTGCTCAACTGCTGTATGCGGACGACAACAACAACTTCATTGTGAGCCAGAGTGTGGAGTTCTGGGGGGAAGTGCTTGTCAACCAGGGGTATATCGGAAAAAATGTACTCACCTGCCCGGCTTCCTTCCCTTCCTCTGCGGACTGGGGATGGCCGACTATGACGTACGGTGTGTACCGGATACAGGATGGCTGGTATGATCCTGATTACGCGACCAAGAAAGCCGTGCTGGGAGATTTTTATCTCGAGATTTCGGCTTTCTCCCATCCCGGCGTCACGACGGAGATCCGGGTGATGAGCCTGCACCGAATGAAATTGCCTTCCCGGACGGAGATCATGATCGACACCTCCTGCGGGGTGATGGGATCGAACAAGATGATTTATGCGTTCTCTCCGGCGCAGATTCTTCCGGACTGGAAAGGTGCCGCCGGGCTTCTCCACCGCAACAGGGCGGTGGCCGGATATCCCGACGGCCATGTGGCTGCCCGCTCCGATGCTGAACTTCAGGCTTCTCCGATGCAGTTCAAAGAGGTGTATGACGAGGCGGGAAGCGTGAAGAAACTGGTGAATTAA
- a CDS encoding metallophosphoesterase family protein, which yields MNLSKVRIEIGLPAPLRLLHVSDTHLALADGRDGERKQALAARRSAAFGKEGDCLRYFSEAVAYARNCCDLMICTGDLIDFVSAKNLDTAKEMLSGTDYFFAAGNHEFSKYVGEAVEDEAYKLDSLPLVQRYIGNDLRFASRLVGGVNLVAVDNSYYLFRPEELEAFRREVERGYPILLLLHNPLHTDALYREMMVNRRNECAYLVGTPEELLEPYPEERRSQQRADGPTLAFIDYLKQQTLVKAVLTGHLHFNFDSVLYGDVVQYTAGGNFRGDVREYEIV from the coding sequence ATGAATCTGTCGAAAGTCCGTATTGAGATCGGTCTGCCCGCGCCGCTTCGGCTCCTGCATGTTTCCGATACCCACCTCGCGCTGGCTGACGGGCGCGACGGCGAGCGCAAGCAGGCGCTGGCCGCCCGGCGTTCCGCGGCGTTCGGAAAGGAGGGAGACTGCCTCCGGTACTTCTCCGAGGCGGTCGCTTATGCCCGGAACTGCTGTGATCTCATGATCTGCACCGGGGACCTGATCGATTTCGTGTCGGCGAAGAATCTCGACACGGCAAAGGAGATGCTCTCCGGCACGGATTACTTTTTTGCGGCCGGAAACCATGAATTCAGCAAATATGTCGGTGAAGCCGTCGAGGATGAGGCGTACAAGCTCGACAGCCTGCCGCTGGTGCAGCGGTACATCGGGAACGACCTGCGCTTTGCGTCGCGCCTGGTCGGCGGGGTCAATCTCGTGGCGGTGGACAATTCCTACTATCTGTTCCGCCCGGAGGAGCTGGAGGCGTTCAGGCGCGAGGTGGAGAGAGGATATCCGATCCTGCTGCTGCTGCACAACCCGCTTCATACCGACGCCCTGTACCGTGAGATGATGGTCAACCGGCGGAACGAGTGCGCATATCTGGTCGGAACGCCGGAGGAGCTGCTGGAGCCGTATCCGGAGGAACGGCGCAGCCAGCAGCGGGCGGACGGGCCGACGCTGGCCTTCATCGATTACCTGAAGCAGCAGACGCTGGTGAAGGCGGTGCTGACCGGGCATCTGCATTTCAATTTCGACTCCGTGCTGTACGGGGATGTTGTGCAGTATACGGCCGGCGGGAACTTCCGCGGGGACGTCCGGGAATACGAGATCGTCTGA
- a CDS encoding alcohol dehydrogenase catalytic domain-containing protein, whose product MKQIVMAGPRKSRIIDVPIPEITDDQLLVKVTYTGMCHSEWYPWTVARPGEVFGHETVGVVAKCGRNVTEFREGDRVTGLGGGGYREYIVMEPDKTCRVPDNLKDEDAIVEPLACLLSAAMKMPWTTLGDPVAVVGAGYMGLGMITLFKAMGYGDIIAIDKRPEARENARKMGATEVLAPEEIPAEYRLDWKAIGTPDLTRDGHKTDIFGIGFPHVMEFTGTQDGLQLAGELVCAHGRLGIGGYHNDGPRTIDYKLWNFKAMDTINCHERRIMYEAGLCKRCLMLLSRGIWKFTGVTNHIYSMEEFDKANEDMELHRDGFIKGAVRC is encoded by the coding sequence ATGAAACAGATTGTGATGGCCGGACCCCGCAAAAGCAGGATCATCGATGTGCCGATTCCGGAGATCACCGACGACCAGCTGCTGGTGAAAGTCACTTATACCGGGATGTGCCATTCGGAGTGGTATCCGTGGACCGTCGCCCGCCCGGGCGAGGTCTTCGGCCACGAGACGGTCGGCGTCGTCGCGAAGTGCGGCCGGAACGTGACGGAGTTCCGGGAGGGGGACCGGGTGACCGGGCTCGGCGGCGGCGGGTACAGGGAGTACATCGTCATGGAGCCGGACAAGACCTGCCGTGTGCCGGATAACTTGAAGGATGAGGACGCGATCGTCGAGCCGCTGGCCTGCCTGCTTTCGGCCGCCATGAAGATGCCGTGGACCACGCTCGGCGACCCGGTTGCGGTGGTCGGAGCCGGCTATATGGGGCTCGGCATGATCACGCTGTTCAAGGCGATGGGCTACGGCGACATCATCGCGATCGACAAGCGGCCCGAAGCGCGCGAGAACGCGCGGAAGATGGGGGCGACCGAGGTGCTTGCTCCGGAAGAGATTCCGGCGGAATACCGGCTGGACTGGAAGGCGATCGGCACGCCGGACCTGACCCGCGACGGCCACAAGACCGATATCTTCGGCATCGGTTTCCCGCACGTCATGGAATTCACCGGCACGCAGGACGGATTGCAGCTGGCGGGCGAACTCGTCTGCGCGCACGGCCGTCTCGGCATCGGCGGATATCACAACGACGGACCCCGCACGATCGACTACAAGCTCTGGAACTTCAAGGCGATGGATACGATCAACTGCCACGAGCGCCGGATCATGTACGAGGCGGGGCTCTGCAAGCGGTGTCTCATGCTTCTTTCGCGCGGAATCTGGAAGTTCACCGGCGTGACGAACCATATCTACTCGATGGAGGAGTTCGACAAGGCCAACGAGGACATGGAACTGCACCGCGACGGCTTCATCAAAGGCGCGGTCAGGTGCTGA
- a CDS encoding Gfo/Idh/MocA family protein — translation MGEKVGKVALVGAGAMAECHVRGYHEAGAEVVAIVDRNPEAGRKFAEKCQLGKIPVVETLGELQRTAPEVQAVSVITPNKFHRPLVLEALERGLHVFCEKPPALNAAETKEMADKAKEKKLRLMFNLNNRARLDSQFVKRQIRTGRIGTVNSAQATWMRRTGIPGFGGWFTTKAISGGGPLIDLLHMIDLALWFMDYPEPEFVLAQTTHDFMDDPDFHGSWGSVVSTTGTTDVESACHGFVRFKTGQVLSIHNSWAELVKEEDIFVALQAKKTGVRIRCVNGQNSCELYAQKNGVSMDKSYRFQHDHDMGRTRAPENFIRTLNGEAEPLTTADEAVTLMRLIDAVYLSASSGRPVELGKESYHIL, via the coding sequence ATGGGCGAAAAAGTCGGAAAAGTTGCATTGGTCGGTGCCGGGGCGATGGCGGAGTGCCACGTCCGCGGCTATCACGAAGCCGGCGCCGAGGTCGTCGCGATTGTGGACCGGAACCCCGAGGCGGGCCGGAAATTTGCGGAGAAGTGTCAGCTCGGGAAGATTCCGGTCGTGGAAACGCTCGGGGAGCTGCAGCGCACGGCGCCGGAGGTGCAGGCGGTTTCGGTCATCACGCCGAACAAGTTTCACCGTCCGCTCGTGCTGGAGGCGCTTGAGCGCGGGCTTCATGTTTTCTGTGAGAAGCCGCCGGCGCTGAACGCCGCCGAGACGAAGGAGATGGCGGACAAGGCGAAAGAGAAGAAGCTCAGGCTCATGTTCAATCTGAACAACCGCGCCCGGCTCGATTCGCAGTTCGTCAAACGGCAGATCCGGACCGGCCGGATCGGCACGGTGAATTCGGCGCAGGCGACCTGGATGCGCCGCACCGGCATTCCGGGCTTCGGCGGCTGGTTCACCACGAAGGCGATCTCCGGCGGCGGCCCGCTGATCGACCTGCTGCACATGATCGACCTCGCGCTCTGGTTCATGGACTACCCGGAACCGGAATTCGTTCTGGCGCAGACCACGCACGACTTTATGGACGATCCCGATTTTCACGGCAGCTGGGGCAGCGTCGTGTCGACGACCGGGACCACTGATGTCGAATCGGCCTGCCACGGCTTCGTCCGTTTCAAAACCGGGCAGGTGCTGAGCATCCACAACTCCTGGGCCGAGCTTGTGAAGGAGGAGGATATCTTCGTAGCGCTGCAGGCGAAGAAGACCGGCGTGCGGATCCGCTGCGTGAACGGGCAGAACAGCTGCGAGCTTTACGCGCAGAAGAACGGCGTGTCGATGGACAAAAGCTACCGCTTCCAGCACGATCACGATATGGGACGGACGCGCGCCCCCGAAAATTTCATCCGCACCCTGAACGGGGAGGCGGAGCCGCTCACCACGGCTGACGAGGCGGTGACGCTGATGCGGCTCATCGACGCGGTTTATCTTTCAGCCTCCTCGGGCCGTCCGGTGGAGCTGGGGAAAGAATCATACCACATATTATAA
- a CDS encoding AraC family transcriptional regulator, translating to MDDEFPVGVPDFNTRDEHPDIGPHIHDLLEIGYCFDGSGLFLIGDKIFTFKGGDAVVINTHEVHIARGSPGDTTSWGFLHLDPVRLLADNVGSYSDSLKLSQYCGAAFKNIIDGDEHPEITNCIRQILVEVRDRPKNYRAMVRSLTWRLMLLLNRYYNVNEAIDALQDYQDIERIVPALRFLNDNYSADVDMAKLAELCFTSESNFRKLFHRAMGCAPQPYLLRLRLNAACTLLKNSTTSILEIAQRCGYNNLSNFNRQFKERFGVSPRDYRNGRPEPQRQEPG from the coding sequence GTGGACGACGAGTTCCCGGTGGGCGTTCCGGACTTCAACACGCGGGACGAGCACCCCGACATCGGTCCGCATATCCACGACCTGCTCGAAATCGGCTACTGCTTCGACGGTTCCGGGCTCTTTCTGATCGGAGACAAGATCTTCACCTTCAAAGGGGGAGACGCGGTCGTCATCAATACGCACGAGGTCCACATCGCGCGCGGAAGCCCGGGGGACACGACCAGCTGGGGATTCCTGCACCTCGACCCGGTCCGGCTGCTGGCGGACAACGTCGGCAGCTACTCCGACAGCCTGAAGCTGTCGCAATACTGCGGCGCGGCGTTCAAGAACATCATCGACGGCGACGAACACCCGGAGATCACGAACTGCATCCGCCAGATTCTGGTCGAAGTCCGCGACCGGCCGAAGAACTACCGGGCGATGGTCCGCAGTCTGACCTGGCGGCTCATGCTGCTGCTGAACCGCTATTACAACGTCAACGAAGCGATCGACGCGCTGCAGGATTATCAGGACATCGAACGCATCGTCCCGGCGCTGCGGTTCCTGAACGACAACTACAGCGCCGATGTGGACATGGCGAAGCTCGCGGAGCTGTGCTTCACGAGCGAATCGAATTTCCGCAAGCTGTTTCACCGCGCGATGGGCTGCGCGCCGCAGCCGTATCTGCTGCGGCTGCGGCTCAACGCGGCCTGCACGCTGCTGAAGAATTCGACCACGTCGATCCTCGAAATCGCGCAGCGCTGCGGCTACAACAATCTGTCGAACTTCAACCGGCAGTTCAAGGAGCGCTTCGGGGTCTCACCGCGTGACTACCGCAACGGCAGGCCTGAGCCGCAGCGGCAAGAGCCGGGATAA
- a CDS encoding Orn/Lys/Arg decarboxylase N-terminal domain-containing protein translates to MRDEKKQWPVLLVSGQFGMENDDAFRLRELAAELEQAQECSVIPSNSYEDALEVFLSRADLGCVITDWDIPEESAEKMYPEAFVKVIRQRNRTIPIVLLTDRLETENLTAEILEQIDSCLWKTADTIPFLAGRISDLVETYCRSVFPPFFGELVKYAEKYKYAWHTPGHLGGQGFLRSPAGVAFYKYFGENVFRSDLSISVPELGSLLDHEGVVRDAERNSARAFHADQTYYVLNGTSTVNQIVWRSQVLPGDIAFVDRNCHKSLNYAMVITGALPVYMIPRRNRRGIIGPVRLSEFTPESIRAKIDASTLIPDGRKSNAVRMSALTNSTYDGVCYNVVTIKKQLERSVENLHFDEAWYAYACFSPMYRNHYGMTPDEVEAGHPPIFCSQSTHKLLTAFSQASMLHIRNGGTVRIDPAEFNESYMMHGSTSPQYNMIASLDVATRMMQDNGEVMMQDIIGEAVQLRRKTASLAREFAAKGDWFFDLWQPRQITIDGRRIDFCDAPAEYLSTRQEPWIMSSADNWHGFEGIEENYVMLDPIKLTFTTPGIADDGTMQPTGIPASIVTNYLISHNIVCEKTDYYSFLMLNSLGTTRAKQGTLLAALLQFKRDYDNNTPLEEIFPELVAAHPVQYAGTGLRDHAQRMHEYLKSHDVLGKMQAAFEVIPDQKLKPADAYHEVVRRNVEFVFLDDMMNRIPAVMMVPYPPGIPIIMGGEILNEKARPIFDYLKTREEFENEFPGYEGDIHGVEREAKDGRTCFKTMCIKA, encoded by the coding sequence ATGAGAGACGAAAAAAAGCAGTGGCCGGTCCTGCTGGTGTCAGGACAGTTCGGCATGGAGAACGACGACGCGTTCCGCCTGCGCGAGCTGGCCGCCGAACTCGAACAGGCGCAGGAGTGCAGCGTCATCCCGTCCAATTCGTATGAGGACGCGCTTGAGGTTTTCCTGTCGCGCGCCGACCTCGGCTGCGTGATCACCGACTGGGACATCCCGGAAGAGAGCGCCGAGAAAATGTATCCCGAAGCGTTCGTCAAGGTGATTCGGCAGCGCAACCGGACCATTCCGATCGTCCTGCTGACCGACCGGCTCGAAACCGAAAATCTGACCGCCGAAATCCTCGAACAAATCGACAGCTGCCTCTGGAAAACCGCCGACACGATCCCGTTCCTGGCCGGGCGCATCTCGGATCTCGTCGAAACCTATTGCCGGAGCGTTTTTCCGCCGTTCTTCGGCGAACTGGTCAAATATGCCGAAAAATACAAGTACGCCTGGCATACGCCCGGACATCTCGGCGGGCAGGGATTCCTGCGCAGCCCGGCCGGGGTCGCATTCTATAAGTATTTCGGAGAAAACGTGTTCCGGTCCGACTTGTCGATCTCGGTCCCGGAGCTCGGCTCCCTGCTCGATCACGAGGGCGTGGTGCGCGATGCCGAAAGGAACTCCGCGCGCGCCTTCCATGCCGACCAGACCTACTACGTGCTGAACGGCACCTCGACCGTGAACCAGATCGTCTGGCGCAGCCAGGTGCTGCCCGGCGACATCGCGTTCGTCGACCGGAACTGCCACAAATCGCTGAACTATGCGATGGTCATCACCGGGGCGCTCCCGGTCTACATGATCCCGCGCCGGAACAGGCGCGGCATCATCGGCCCGGTCCGGCTGTCGGAGTTCACGCCGGAGTCGATCCGGGCGAAGATCGACGCAAGCACGCTGATCCCGGACGGGCGGAAATCGAATGCGGTCCGGATGTCGGCTCTGACCAACTCGACCTACGACGGCGTCTGCTACAACGTCGTCACCATCAAAAAGCAGCTCGAGCGCAGCGTCGAAAACCTGCATTTCGACGAAGCGTGGTACGCCTACGCCTGTTTCAGCCCGATGTACCGCAACCACTACGGCATGACGCCGGACGAAGTGGAGGCCGGACACCCGCCGATCTTCTGTTCGCAGTCGACCCACAAACTGCTGACCGCCTTCTCGCAGGCCTCCATGCTGCATATCCGGAACGGCGGAACCGTCAGAATCGATCCGGCCGAGTTCAACGAATCGTACATGATGCACGGCTCGACCTCGCCGCAGTACAACATGATCGCCTCGCTCGACGTAGCGACCAGGATGATGCAGGACAACGGGGAAGTCATGATGCAGGACATCATCGGGGAAGCCGTCCAGCTCCGCCGCAAGACCGCGTCGCTCGCCCGTGAATTCGCGGCGAAGGGCGACTGGTTCTTCGACCTGTGGCAGCCGCGCCAGATCACGATCGACGGGCGGCGGATCGACTTCTGCGACGCCCCGGCGGAGTATCTGTCCACCCGTCAGGAGCCGTGGATCATGAGCAGCGCGGACAACTGGCACGGTTTCGAAGGGATCGAGGAAAATTACGTCATGCTCGACCCGATCAAACTGACCTTCACGACGCCCGGCATCGCGGACGACGGCACGATGCAGCCGACCGGCATTCCGGCCTCGATCGTGACCAACTACCTCATCAGCCACAATATCGTCTGCGAAAAGACCGACTACTACTCGTTCCTCATGCTGAACTCGCTCGGCACGACGCGCGCCAAACAGGGCACGCTGCTCGCCGCACTGCTGCAGTTCAAGCGCGACTACGACAACAACACGCCGCTGGAAGAGATCTTCCCGGAGCTCGTCGCGGCGCATCCGGTACAATACGCCGGAACCGGCCTGCGCGACCATGCGCAGCGCATGCACGAGTACCTGAAGAGTCACGACGTGCTCGGCAAGATGCAGGCGGCGTTCGAAGTGATTCCGGACCAGAAGCTGAAACCGGCGGACGCCTATCATGAGGTCGTCCGCCGCAATGTCGAATTCGTTTTCCTCGACGACATGATGAACCGGATTCCGGCGGTCATGATGGTTCCGTATCCGCCCGGAATTCCGATCATCATGGGCGGCGAGATCCTGAATGAAAAGGCGCGGCCGATCTTCGACTATCTGAAAACCCGCGAAGAGTTCGAAAACGAATTCCCGGGCTACGAGGGCGACATCCACGGCGTCGAACGGGAGGCGAAAGACGGCCGAACATGCTTTAAAACCATGTGCATCAAGGCTTAA
- a CDS encoding amino acid permease — MTKANKGMSVFTMTMLTVAAVLSLRNLPTQADFGYSIIFYITAAAICFFVPSALISAELASGWPEDGGVYLWVKQAFGPKWGFVAIFMQWVENLPWFPMVLTFVAAALAYAFDMPGLSDNKYFVFGAIIVTLWLSTWLNFHGIKLSAFLSSSGALFGTVIPGILIILLAIWYFSAGNAPVIRFSPGKLVPALDNFGQLVLLTNMMVALSGMEMSGVHVTEMRNPARQFPKAIFIATGLVIVLSILGALAIALVIPEKNIGLAAGVCQAFDKMFTLFHLNWLTPVVSILLAYGALTMVVTWVLGPSKGMLEVAKEGYLPKYWQQRNRSGMPTRILILQGALSSLLATAVLFMPTINGAFILMAALTAQLYMIMYLLMFAAVIKLRYSQPDKPRPYRIPGGRTGIWIVGGIALLTALAAILVGFIPTADVRAKGAEASFLYIAFLLFGMAFFVTLPLLCYHFYLKKDERKEKAAAPPAR; from the coding sequence ATGACCAAAGCAAACAAAGGCATGAGCGTGTTCACCATGACCATGCTCACCGTCGCGGCGGTGCTGTCGCTGCGCAATCTGCCGACCCAGGCGGATTTCGGCTACTCCATCATCTTCTACATCACGGCGGCGGCGATCTGCTTCTTCGTCCCCTCGGCGCTCATATCGGCCGAGCTCGCCTCCGGCTGGCCGGAGGACGGCGGCGTCTACCTGTGGGTCAAACAGGCGTTCGGGCCGAAGTGGGGCTTCGTCGCGATCTTCATGCAGTGGGTCGAAAACCTGCCGTGGTTCCCGATGGTGCTGACTTTCGTGGCCGCGGCGCTCGCCTACGCATTCGACATGCCGGGACTCTCCGACAACAAATACTTCGTGTTCGGGGCGATCATCGTCACGCTCTGGCTGTCGACCTGGCTCAACTTTCACGGCATCAAGCTGTCGGCGTTCCTGAGCAGTTCGGGCGCGCTGTTCGGAACCGTGATTCCGGGAATCCTCATCATCCTGCTGGCGATCTGGTATTTTTCGGCGGGCAACGCGCCGGTGATCCGCTTTTCGCCGGGGAAGCTCGTGCCGGCACTCGACAATTTCGGGCAGCTCGTCCTGCTGACGAACATGATGGTCGCCCTCTCCGGCATGGAGATGTCGGGCGTCCACGTGACCGAGATGCGCAATCCGGCCAGGCAGTTTCCGAAGGCGATCTTCATCGCAACCGGACTGGTGATCGTACTTTCGATCCTCGGCGCGCTCGCCATCGCGCTGGTGATTCCTGAGAAGAACATCGGCCTCGCCGCCGGCGTCTGCCAGGCGTTCGACAAGATGTTCACCCTCTTTCACCTGAACTGGCTCACTCCGGTCGTCAGCATCCTGCTGGCCTACGGCGCGCTGACCATGGTCGTAACCTGGGTGCTCGGGCCGTCGAAGGGAATGCTCGAGGTTGCGAAAGAGGGCTACCTGCCGAAATACTGGCAGCAGCGCAACAGGAGCGGCATGCCGACCCGGATTCTGATCCTGCAGGGAGCACTCTCCTCGCTGCTGGCCACCGCCGTGCTGTTCATGCCGACCATCAACGGCGCCTTCATCCTGATGGCGGCGCTGACCGCGCAGCTCTACATGATCATGTACCTGCTGATGTTCGCGGCCGTGATCAAGCTTCGCTATTCGCAGCCGGACAAACCGCGGCCGTACCGGATTCCGGGAGGCCGGACCGGCATCTGGATCGTCGGCGGCATCGCCTTGCTGACCGCGCTGGCGGCGATTCTGGTCGGCTTCATCCCGACGGCCGACGTGCGGGCGAAGGGAGCGGAGGCGAGCTTTCTTTATATCGCCTTCCTGCTCTTCGGCATGGCGTTCTTCGTCACGCTGCCGCTGCTCTGCTATCACTTCTACCTGAAGAAGGATGAGAGAAAGGAAAAAGCGGCGGCGCCTCCCGCCAGGTAA